A stretch of the Pseudalkalibacillus hwajinpoensis genome encodes the following:
- a CDS encoding organic hydroperoxide resistance protein, with protein sequence MSNVMFTSQATAEGGRNGQVKSSDGLIDLNLVMPTEKSSETGSNPEQLFAAAYAACYDGALNLVASKKKMDIDSKITADVSLLKDEADNGFKIGAALNVEIKGVSQEDAEMLAKEAHKVCPYSKATRGNIDVEINAKAV encoded by the coding sequence ATGAGTAATGTAATGTTTACTTCACAAGCAACTGCAGAAGGCGGACGTAATGGACAAGTTAAATCTTCGGACGGTTTAATTGACTTAAATCTTGTTATGCCAACAGAGAAATCAAGCGAAACGGGCTCAAACCCTGAGCAACTGTTTGCTGCTGCTTATGCGGCTTGCTATGATGGTGCGTTAAATCTTGTGGCATCTAAGAAGAAGATGGATATTGATTCGAAAATCACAGCAGATGTTAGCTTATTGAAAGATGAAGCTGACAACGGCTTCAAAATCGGCGCAGCTTTAAATGTAGAAATTAAAGGTGTAAGCCAAGAAGATGCAGAAATGCTCGCAAAAGAAGCTCACAAAGTATGCCCTTACTCCAAGGCAACGCGTGGCAACATTGACGTAGAAATTAATGCAAAAGCTGTGTAA
- a CDS encoding transporter substrate-binding domain-containing protein has protein sequence MKSNRFFLLLVLIAVSVLAACNNSNSEEEKKTAWEEIQDAESIKIATSGTLYPTSYHEQETNDLTGFDVEIVKELANRLDLEVEFVEMGFDGMLTAVQTGKVDMAANDIGITEERKEKFALSTPYKHSYGTAIVRADDLSGIESIDDLEGKKAAGAATTNFMKLAKEKGAEEVIYDNATNEQYLRDVDNGRTDVILNDVYLQRLALAAFPELDLTIHPDIQYMPSEGGLLMNKENEKLITEVNEVIEEMLEDGTIRDLSKTFFNGADVTELPEDIEFQK, from the coding sequence ATGAAATCGAATCGTTTTTTTCTGTTGCTCGTTTTGATAGCCGTTTCAGTTTTAGCAGCGTGCAACAATAGTAACTCTGAAGAAGAAAAGAAAACAGCTTGGGAAGAGATCCAGGATGCTGAGTCAATTAAAATAGCGACTTCTGGTACACTTTATCCAACATCTTATCACGAGCAAGAAACAAACGATTTAACCGGATTTGATGTAGAAATCGTGAAAGAACTGGCCAACCGTTTGGATTTAGAAGTGGAATTTGTTGAAATGGGCTTTGATGGAATGCTGACAGCTGTTCAAACAGGGAAAGTTGATATGGCAGCTAATGATATCGGCATTACAGAAGAGCGCAAAGAAAAATTCGCTCTTTCTACGCCTTACAAACATTCTTACGGCACAGCTATCGTTCGTGCGGATGATCTATCCGGTATTGAATCAATTGACGATTTAGAAGGAAAGAAAGCAGCCGGTGCAGCTACAACGAACTTCATGAAACTCGCAAAGGAAAAAGGCGCTGAAGAAGTAATCTATGATAATGCGACAAATGAGCAATACCTTCGCGACGTTGACAATGGAAGAACCGATGTCATTTTAAATGATGTTTACTTGCAGCGATTGGCTCTAGCGGCATTTCCTGAACTTGATCTTACCATTCATCCTGATATTCAATATATGCCAAGTGAAGGCGGGCTTTTGATGAATAAGGAAAACGAAAAGCTTATTACTGAAGTGAATGAAGTAATTGAAGAAATGCTTGAAGACGGAACGATCCGTGATCTTTCAAAGACGTTCTTTAACGGGGCTGATGTAACAGAACTCCCAGAAGATATTGAATTCCAGAAATAA
- a CDS encoding BCCT family transporter has product MKEKESQRKNPVFWVSGIVVLLLVIWGAVVPKSFASVASSVYSFTTNAFGWFYLIAVIFFVVFCFYLAISKYGKIRLGPDDEKPQYPFFTWIGMLFSAGFGVGLVFWGVAEPMTHFANPPAGFGVEGETEQAAKLAMRYSFFHWGIHQWSVFTVVGLVMAYFQYRKGRKSLISETISSKSKSGRNAPWKKIINILAVIATVMGVATSLGFGILQINGGLDYMYGLPQNAVVQISITAILFVLYMASSTTGLNKGIKYLSNLNLALALILMLFVLFLRPTVFILESFTLALGGYIQKFIEMSFFMTPYQGGTWVKEWTVFYWAWVIAWSPFIGAFVARVSKGRSIREMIFGVLIVPPFIAMVWIAVFGGAAFHLDLFQGTAIADAVNEDVTSALFVTLEQFPLTQVLSTLSIFLICVFLVTSADSATFVLGMMTSDGDLNPSLFSKLVWGTLIAAISAVLIISSGLQGLQTASLVAALPFTVILIIMCFNLFKSLRNEAKEAEGKREKTLLKKLAEASKEKKESRQKQSS; this is encoded by the coding sequence ATGAAAGAAAAGGAAAGTCAAAGAAAGAACCCGGTCTTTTGGGTGTCGGGGATAGTTGTATTGTTACTGGTAATATGGGGAGCTGTGGTACCTAAGTCATTTGCATCCGTAGCAAGTTCAGTGTACTCGTTTACAACGAATGCATTTGGCTGGTTTTACTTAATAGCGGTTATTTTCTTCGTAGTTTTTTGTTTCTATTTAGCTATTAGTAAATACGGTAAAATTCGCTTAGGTCCAGATGATGAGAAACCTCAATATCCATTCTTCACCTGGATTGGCATGCTGTTTAGTGCTGGTTTTGGAGTTGGTCTTGTATTCTGGGGTGTCGCAGAGCCAATGACGCATTTCGCTAATCCACCAGCAGGTTTTGGTGTTGAAGGAGAGACAGAGCAGGCAGCAAAGCTTGCCATGCGCTATTCTTTTTTCCATTGGGGAATTCACCAGTGGTCGGTCTTTACGGTTGTAGGGCTTGTGATGGCTTATTTCCAATATAGAAAAGGTCGTAAAAGCTTAATCAGTGAAACGATTTCAAGTAAGTCTAAATCAGGAAGAAATGCACCGTGGAAGAAAATTATTAATATTCTTGCGGTCATTGCAACGGTGATGGGTGTAGCCACATCACTTGGATTTGGTATTCTGCAAATCAATGGTGGGCTGGATTATATGTACGGACTTCCGCAAAATGCGGTCGTTCAAATTAGCATTACAGCCATTCTTTTCGTCTTGTATATGGCATCTTCAACCACAGGGTTAAACAAAGGTATCAAGTACTTAAGTAATTTAAATTTAGCTTTAGCTCTTATCTTAATGCTATTCGTTCTTTTTCTTAGACCAACTGTTTTTATACTTGAGAGCTTTACATTAGCATTAGGTGGGTATATTCAGAAGTTCATTGAGATGAGTTTCTTTATGACCCCTTATCAAGGTGGAACATGGGTGAAAGAATGGACCGTGTTTTATTGGGCATGGGTCATTGCGTGGTCGCCATTTATTGGAGCTTTCGTTGCTCGTGTCTCTAAAGGACGTTCCATTCGCGAAATGATTTTTGGGGTGCTGATCGTCCCACCGTTTATTGCTATGGTGTGGATAGCTGTATTTGGAGGAGCGGCTTTCCATCTCGATCTATTTCAAGGAACAGCGATTGCCGATGCTGTTAATGAGGATGTGACAAGTGCATTATTCGTAACGCTTGAACAATTTCCGTTAACTCAAGTGTTATCGACGCTATCTATCTTTTTGATTTGCGTCTTTCTTGTTACTTCTGCGGATTCGGCTACTTTTGTTCTCGGTATGATGACATCTGACGGTGATTTGAATCCTTCTCTATTTTCAAAGCTTGTTTGGGGAACGCTTATTGCAGCTATTTCAGCAGTATTGATTATTAGTAGTGGTCTTCAGGGGCTTCAAACGGCTTCGCTTGTTGCTGCGTTACCATTTACAGTAATCTTAATTATCATGTGTTTTAACCTGTTTAAATCATTACGTAATGAAGCGAAAGAAGCAGAAGGAAAAAGAGAAAAAACGTTACTGAAAAAATTAGCCGAAGCTTCTAAAGAGAAAAAAGAAAGTCGTCAAAAACAATCTTCTTAA
- a CDS encoding ZIP family metal transporter: MGDWIVGLSPVTQAFLFTLFTWGATALGASFVFFTRTVNQKVFDGMLAFAGGVMIAASFWSLLSPGIEMAEQQGVPGYIPAVVGFLLGGFFLLLVDRILPHINEDLYFKEIKDKKAKHRTAMLVFSITMHNIPEGLAIGVAFGAVAAEFSTSTLAGAIALAIGIGIQNIPEGTAVAVPLRGDGMSRAKSFFYGQLSGIVEPIAAVVGALAVIYIQPLLPYALSFAAGAMIFVVAKEIIPGSQEKGNVQIASISLMIGFSVMMVLDVALG, encoded by the coding sequence ATGGGTGATTGGATTGTTGGATTAAGTCCTGTAACACAGGCATTCTTATTTACGTTGTTTACATGGGGCGCCACAGCACTTGGGGCATCTTTTGTATTCTTTACTAGAACCGTCAATCAGAAAGTCTTTGATGGTATGCTCGCATTCGCAGGCGGAGTTATGATCGCTGCAAGTTTTTGGTCCCTGCTCAGTCCCGGAATTGAAATGGCTGAACAACAAGGAGTACCAGGCTATATTCCTGCAGTTGTTGGTTTTCTATTAGGAGGGTTTTTCCTTCTTCTCGTAGATCGCATCTTGCCTCACATTAATGAAGATTTGTACTTTAAAGAAATTAAAGATAAAAAAGCAAAACACCGCACAGCGATGCTTGTTTTCTCCATTACAATGCACAATATTCCAGAAGGTCTAGCTATTGGTGTAGCATTCGGAGCTGTTGCTGCAGAATTTTCAACCTCCACACTTGCTGGTGCCATTGCGCTTGCAATCGGTATTGGGATACAAAATATCCCTGAAGGAACCGCCGTTGCTGTTCCACTTCGAGGTGACGGTATGTCCAGAGCCAAAAGCTTTTTCTACGGGCAGCTATCAGGAATTGTTGAGCCAATTGCTGCCGTAGTGGGTGCCTTAGCGGTTATCTACATTCAACCTTTACTACCGTATGCACTAAGCTTTGCTGCTGGAGCAATGATTTTCGTAGTAGCAAAAGAAATCATCCCTGGCTCACAAGAAAAAGGGAATGTGCAGATCGCATCTATCTCATTAATGATTGGTTTTTCAGTCATGATGGTCCTTGACGTAGCACTAGGTTAA
- a CDS encoding thioredoxin family protein: MNLTNWFDQGMTMQQYIHSMDEHKDDLLTIYNHFELEKSNLEFLHSLQSEKLRALVITADWCGDAMVNLPIFMRMADEALIESKYFIRDNYLELMDLYLTNGTARSIPIIVLIDSNGNEVGRWGPRAPEVQAYVDQAKQALPPKGDPNFKKAFLSFISETTERFTTDHDMWTYIKDDMLAMLSQSVTVTK, translated from the coding sequence ATGAATCTAACAAATTGGTTTGACCAGGGTATGACGATGCAACAATACATTCATAGTATGGACGAGCATAAAGATGATCTATTAACCATCTACAACCATTTCGAGCTCGAAAAATCCAATCTTGAATTTCTTCATTCTCTTCAATCTGAGAAACTACGTGCCCTTGTGATAACAGCTGACTGGTGCGGTGATGCGATGGTAAACCTTCCTATTTTCATGAGAATGGCTGATGAGGCTTTAATAGAAAGCAAATATTTTATCCGCGATAACTATCTCGAATTGATGGATCTCTATTTAACGAATGGAACAGCGAGATCGATTCCGATCATCGTCTTGATTGATTCAAATGGAAATGAAGTTGGAAGATGGGGACCACGTGCTCCTGAAGTTCAAGCTTATGTGGATCAAGCCAAACAGGCGCTTCCTCCAAAAGGAGATCCGAACTTTAAAAAGGCCTTTCTTTCTTTTATAAGCGAAACGACTGAACGTTTTACGACTGATCATGACATGTGGACATATATAAAGGATGATATGCTCGCAATGCTGAGTCAATCGGTAACAGTCACAAAATAA
- a CDS encoding tyrosine-type recombinase/integrase gives MNAVEAIKNTKQIYHLKEALINRSKRDYLLFILSINTGIRLTPLLHLTLHDVMNNESFKDYLESSITETTDIYLNTEVKRALTRYMDNQPQKTNYYLFHTKKDPTHPITRQQVHRILSQAGKEAGLDQPISFHSLRKTFGYQAFQQGVAVSLIQKIYGHATRSETLKYIGINSAQIPKLKIDVHL, from the coding sequence GTGAATGCCGTCGAAGCTATCAAAAATACAAAACAGATCTATCATTTAAAAGAAGCGTTAATAAATCGATCAAAACGGGATTATTTGCTTTTCATTCTCAGTATTAATACCGGTATTCGTTTAACACCTCTTTTACATCTCACTCTTCATGATGTTATGAACAATGAGTCTTTCAAAGATTATCTTGAATCCTCTATCACAGAAACAACAGATATTTACCTCAATACAGAAGTGAAGCGGGCGCTTACACGCTACATGGATAATCAACCTCAAAAGACAAACTATTATCTTTTTCATACGAAAAAAGACCCGACACACCCTATTACAAGACAGCAGGTTCATCGAATCTTATCCCAGGCTGGGAAAGAGGCGGGATTAGATCAACCGATTAGCTTCCATAGTTTAAGGAAAACATTTGGTTATCAGGCCTTTCAACAGGGAGTTGCTGTGTCATTAATTCAGAAGATATATGGTCATGCAACTAGAAGTGAAACATTAAAATATATTGGTATAAATTCTGCTCAGATTCCGAAACTGAAAATTGATGTTCATTTATAG
- a CDS encoding potassium/proton antiporter has product METNIVILFSAIFLIGGVLMAKFSSRLGVPALVLFIIVGMIFGSDGLGYIYFDNASLTQSLGILALVLILFDGGLQTEWRRTKAVLPISLSLATVGVLVTSGLFGVAAKMILDVNWNEALLLGAIVGSTDAAAVFAVLKGKNIKRKLQSTLEAESGSNDPMAMFLTLALLQLAIGEKTFGASVILSFFWQMGAGLLLGVLFGYLASWAMKKVELGSNGLYPVLSIAIALITYSATDLINASGLLAVYAAALVLGNTKSLPYGQAIFRFHDGIAWMMQILMFIMLGLLVNPSELFSTWIVLKGLALSLILIFIARPIAVFLSSLPFKFTIKEKSFLAWAGLRGAVPIVLATFPLLEGLENSQLFFNLIFFIVLTSALVQGATIPFVGKKLGLTGPEVHVPSHSLELVSSTTVNAEMIPYTITSSSKLIGEELSDISFPDKVLVSAIIRRDELIAPSGDTKIKVNDVLYILVENQKKSELEKVLGIRKTIGG; this is encoded by the coding sequence ATGGAGACGAATATAGTCATTTTATTTAGCGCCATCTTTTTAATTGGCGGAGTTCTAATGGCGAAGTTTTCTTCTCGTTTAGGCGTACCGGCACTCGTATTATTTATTATCGTTGGAATGATATTTGGTAGCGACGGACTTGGGTATATTTATTTTGATAACGCGTCACTCACGCAGTCACTTGGCATATTAGCGCTCGTACTCATTCTATTTGATGGTGGTTTGCAAACAGAATGGCGTCGTACAAAGGCTGTTCTTCCCATTTCATTATCGTTGGCAACAGTAGGGGTACTTGTGACTTCAGGCTTATTTGGTGTAGCTGCCAAAATGATTCTGGATGTTAATTGGAATGAAGCGCTGCTTCTAGGTGCGATTGTAGGGTCAACAGATGCGGCCGCCGTTTTTGCCGTATTGAAGGGGAAAAACATTAAGCGGAAACTGCAATCTACGCTCGAAGCAGAGTCGGGCTCAAATGATCCGATGGCGATGTTTCTAACACTTGCTTTATTACAACTTGCCATTGGAGAGAAAACATTTGGTGCATCCGTGATTCTTTCATTCTTCTGGCAAATGGGAGCTGGACTCTTATTAGGCGTGCTATTCGGATATTTAGCATCATGGGCAATGAAGAAAGTCGAATTGGGATCGAACGGTTTATATCCTGTTCTTTCGATTGCTATTGCCTTAATTACATACAGCGCGACAGATTTGATTAACGCAAGCGGTTTGCTTGCCGTTTATGCTGCTGCCCTTGTACTTGGTAATACGAAAAGTCTTCCGTATGGACAAGCGATTTTCCGGTTTCATGATGGGATCGCATGGATGATGCAAATCTTGATGTTTATTATGCTGGGTCTCCTTGTAAATCCTTCTGAATTATTTTCAACTTGGATTGTATTAAAAGGATTAGCTCTTTCTCTCATCTTGATTTTTATTGCTCGTCCGATTGCAGTGTTTCTTTCGAGTCTACCGTTTAAATTTACAATAAAAGAAAAAAGCTTCCTTGCTTGGGCAGGATTAAGAGGGGCAGTACCGATTGTGTTAGCAACCTTCCCACTACTTGAAGGGTTAGAAAATAGCCAGCTTTTCTTTAATCTCATATTCTTTATTGTCCTTACATCAGCTCTTGTTCAAGGGGCAACCATACCATTTGTGGGGAAAAAGTTAGGTTTAACAGGTCCTGAGGTACATGTGCCTTCTCATTCTCTAGAGCTGGTTTCATCGACAACGGTAAATGCAGAAATGATTCCCTATACGATTACTTCTTCTTCTAAATTGATTGGAGAAGAACTATCCGATATATCCTTCCCGGATAAAGTGCTCGTTAGTGCGATTATTCGAAGAGATGAGCTGATTGCGCCATCTGGAGATACCAAAATCAAAGTCAACGATGTGCTTTATATTCTCGTGGAGAATCAAAAGAAATCAGAGTTAGAAAAAGTATTAGGGATCCGCAAGACCATTGGTGGATAA
- the nei gene encoding endonuclease VIII — MPEGPEIRRAADQVEKALLKGRVMDVFFAFEQLKGYESLLSGAEVKRVDTKGKAMLIRFDNGYTIYSHNQLYGKWVIRNAYNYPKTNRQLRLALHNEKKSALLYSASDIEVLRDEEVPLHPFIAKVGPDLLSEEVSAEQLKERFESKEFCRKKWTSLLLDQSFIGGIGNYLRSEILFLAGIHPDLRPMDCTDQQLEKAAEATITLVERSYRHNGITNDIDLAMKLKEKGQTRSKYRHWVFNREGEPCRNDGTEIQKIKAGSRRLYFCPTCQSKI, encoded by the coding sequence ATGCCTGAAGGTCCAGAAATTAGAAGAGCTGCGGATCAGGTGGAAAAAGCATTACTGAAAGGACGCGTGATGGATGTTTTCTTTGCATTCGAACAGCTAAAGGGCTATGAATCCTTATTAAGTGGAGCGGAAGTAAAGAGGGTAGATACGAAAGGAAAGGCAATGCTCATTCGTTTCGATAACGGCTATACAATATATTCCCATAACCAGCTATATGGAAAATGGGTGATTCGTAATGCCTACAACTATCCAAAAACAAATCGGCAGCTTCGCTTAGCGCTACATAATGAGAAGAAGTCAGCTTTGCTTTATAGTGCATCGGATATTGAAGTTCTACGCGATGAAGAAGTGCCTCTTCATCCATTTATAGCGAAAGTTGGACCGGATTTGCTTAGTGAGGAAGTAAGCGCTGAACAATTGAAGGAACGATTTGAATCAAAGGAGTTTTGTAGAAAAAAGTGGACATCGTTACTATTAGATCAATCGTTTATAGGTGGAATTGGTAACTATTTAAGAAGTGAAATTCTCTTTCTGGCAGGAATTCATCCTGATTTACGTCCAATGGACTGCACAGATCAGCAATTAGAAAAAGCTGCTGAGGCAACGATCACTCTTGTTGAACGGTCATATAGGCATAACGGGATTACAAACGATATTGATCTTGCTATGAAGTTAAAGGAAAAAGGACAGACGCGTTCGAAATACAGGCACTGGGTCTTTAATCGTGAAGGAGAGCCGTGCCGAAATGATGGAACAGAGATTCAAAAAATCAAAGCGGGCTCAAGAAGATTATACTTCTGTCCTACGTGTCAGTCGAAAATATAA
- a CDS encoding LacI family DNA-binding transcriptional regulator has protein sequence MATIRDVAEQAGVSVATVSRVLNDNGYVGAETRKRVMDAIKSLNYSPNEVARSLYKRESRLIGLLLPDITNPFFPQLARGIEDEVNRAGFRLLLGNSDEEATKELDYIQTFLQNQVVGMISATNNTDNENYTNLDLPVVFLDRVSTQHPSVYADGIEGGRLAARALVERGSKRITLIKGPAHVKPAMDRFQGALAELSEAEVDFSVLSTTSYAFDDAGTWAEELFAKHPDTDGVIASNDIVAIAILHEALRLGRSIPDDLQLIGYDDIPFSSLSYPSLSTIRQPAYEMGKEAAKLLLRMIRKEKEIDQTIQLPVTLIERNTTRKVDPNA, from the coding sequence ATGGCTACAATTCGAGATGTAGCAGAGCAAGCAGGCGTATCTGTTGCTACCGTCTCTCGTGTATTAAACGATAATGGTTACGTTGGTGCAGAAACGAGAAAACGCGTGATGGATGCGATCAAAAGCTTGAACTACAGTCCAAATGAAGTAGCGCGCTCACTCTATAAACGAGAATCACGTCTTATAGGATTGCTTCTACCAGATATTACGAACCCTTTTTTCCCTCAGTTAGCGCGGGGGATAGAGGATGAAGTCAATCGAGCAGGATTCAGGTTATTACTTGGAAATAGCGATGAAGAAGCAACGAAAGAGTTGGATTACATTCAAACCTTTTTACAAAATCAAGTTGTTGGCATGATTTCAGCAACAAACAATACAGACAATGAGAATTATACAAATCTTGATCTGCCTGTCGTCTTTCTAGATCGTGTGTCAACACAACATCCATCTGTTTATGCTGATGGAATTGAAGGGGGACGGCTTGCAGCGAGAGCACTAGTTGAGAGAGGCTCAAAAAGAATTACTCTCATTAAAGGGCCTGCACATGTAAAGCCTGCGATGGATCGTTTTCAAGGAGCACTTGCAGAATTAAGTGAAGCGGAAGTTGATTTCTCTGTTCTCTCGACAACGTCTTATGCATTTGATGATGCGGGCACATGGGCTGAAGAGCTTTTTGCAAAGCATCCAGATACGGACGGAGTGATTGCAAGTAATGATATTGTTGCCATTGCGATTTTGCATGAAGCTCTTCGTCTCGGAAGAAGCATACCTGACGACTTACAATTGATTGGTTACGATGATATTCCATTCAGTAGCCTGTCCTATCCGTCATTATCAACGATCAGGCAGCCTGCATACGAAATGGGAAAAGAAGCAGCAAAGTTACTTTTGCGAATGATCCGCAAAGAAAAAGAAATTGATCAAACGATTCAATTACCAGTGACATTAATAGAACGAAATACGACAAGAAAGGTTGATCCAAATGCGTAA
- the rbsK gene encoding ribokinase, with protein MRKAKIAVIGSSSMDLVVTSKKRPGAGETVLGESFKTVPGGKGANQAVAAARLGAEVYMIGCVGDDHYGEAILNNFKKNGVKTNYVEPVTGVESGTAHIILAEGDNSIVVVKGANDHITPSYITKAAKLIDSCDLVMIQQEIPEETVEYVAELCEEKQVPLLLNPAPAREISQKVIDGATYITPNEHEADVLFNGQPLSESLRTYPEKVFITEGAAGVRYFNGKEEVLVPSFKVKAVDTTGAGDTFNAAFGTAIAEGKDLIESITFGNRAASLSVTSFGAQGGMPTREEVERKLSE; from the coding sequence ATGCGTAAAGCTAAAATAGCCGTCATCGGAAGCTCTTCTATGGATCTAGTAGTTACTTCTAAGAAACGTCCAGGAGCAGGAGAAACGGTATTAGGAGAATCATTCAAAACTGTTCCAGGTGGTAAAGGGGCTAACCAGGCCGTTGCTGCAGCGCGTCTTGGTGCAGAAGTTTATATGATTGGCTGTGTAGGAGATGACCATTACGGTGAGGCAATCTTAAATAACTTTAAGAAGAATGGTGTTAAAACCAACTATGTGGAACCGGTTACAGGAGTGGAGAGTGGAACAGCTCATATCATTCTTGCAGAAGGTGATAACAGTATTGTTGTTGTCAAAGGAGCGAATGATCATATTACCCCTTCATATATCACTAAAGCAGCTAAGCTCATTGATAGCTGTGATCTAGTGATGATTCAGCAAGAAATACCTGAAGAAACGGTGGAATATGTAGCAGAGCTATGTGAGGAAAAGCAGGTTCCGTTGCTACTTAATCCAGCACCTGCAAGGGAAATCTCACAAAAGGTGATTGACGGTGCAACCTATATCACACCAAACGAACATGAAGCGGACGTTCTTTTTAATGGTCAGCCTCTTAGTGAATCGTTACGTACTTATCCTGAAAAAGTGTTCATTACGGAAGGGGCAGCTGGCGTACGCTACTTCAATGGGAAAGAAGAGGTGCTAGTTCCTTCTTTTAAAGTGAAAGCTGTTGATACGACAGGGGCAGGAGATACGTTCAACGCAGCGTTTGGTACAGCGATCGCAGAAGGCAAGGACCTGATAGAAAGCATTACGTTTGGCAATCGTGCCGCTTCTCTATCAGTTACTAGTTTTGGAGCACAGGGCGGCATGCCTACCCGTGAAGAAGTTGAAAGGAAGCTATCAGAATGA
- the rbsD gene encoding D-ribose pyranase gives MKRRGMLNSHISKVLADLGHTDQIVIADAGLPVPDGVKKIDLALKPGQPAFTDVVNELLNEMVVERVTLAKEIEGNQKVYDWLKGKLQDTEQDYVDHEVFKEKTKQAKVVIRTGETTPYANCILHSGVIF, from the coding sequence ATGAAACGAAGAGGAATGTTAAATAGTCATATTTCGAAAGTACTTGCAGATCTTGGGCATACAGATCAGATTGTCATTGCAGATGCTGGTCTCCCGGTTCCTGACGGTGTGAAGAAAATCGACCTTGCCTTAAAACCAGGTCAGCCTGCTTTTACTGACGTTGTGAACGAACTTCTTAATGAAATGGTTGTTGAACGCGTCACGCTTGCTAAAGAAATAGAAGGCAATCAGAAGGTATATGATTGGCTAAAAGGTAAGCTTCAAGATACAGAACAAGATTATGTGGATCATGAAGTATTTAAGGAGAAGACGAAGCAAGCAAAAGTTGTCATCCGTACAGGCGAGACAACGCCATATGCCAACTGTATTCTTCATTCAGGGGTAATCTTTTAA